One genomic region from Lynx canadensis isolate LIC74 chromosome E1, mLynCan4.pri.v2, whole genome shotgun sequence encodes:
- the SARM1 gene encoding LOW QUALITY PROTEIN: NAD(+) hydrolase SARM1 (The sequence of the model RefSeq protein was modified relative to this genomic sequence to represent the inferred CDS: inserted 10 bases in 9 codons; deleted 8 bases in 8 codons; substituted 2 bases at 2 genomic stop codons) gives MVLTLLLSAYKRCRFFTMSGPRPGSERLAVPGPDWGGGAGPWWTAGVRGPREVSPGAGAEVQGALERALPELQQALSELKAGGGARAVGAGXAEVFQLSGEAWLLPAVGREVAQGLCDAIRLDGGLDLLLRLLQAPELETRXQAARLLEQILGAETVPLFLGRDRVARIGLGVILNXGKRAXAVELARSVAGILEQMFKHSEETCQRLVAAGGLDAVLYWCRRTDPALLRHCALALGNCALHGGQAAQRRMVEKRAAEWLFPLAFSKEDELLRLHACLAVAVLATNKEVEREVERSGTLALVEPLVASLDPVSSPAAGGCQXRPSQGRGPADLQRLVPLLDSSRLEAQCIGAFYLCAEAAIKSLTGKTKGVFSDIGAIQSLXRLFSYSTNGTTSALAKRALRLLGEEVPRPILPCVASWKEAEXQTWLQQIXFSHYCESFREQQVDXDLLLRLTEEELQTDLGMKSGITRKRFLRELTELKTFANYATCDRSNLADWLGSLDPRFRQYTYGLVSCGXDRSLLHRVSEQQLLEDCGISLGVHRTRILTAAREMLHSPLPCTGCKPSGDIPDVFISYRRNSGSQLASLLKVHLQLHGFSVFIDVEKLEAGKFEDKLIQSVIGARNFVLVLSAGXLDKCMQDHDCKDWVHKEIVTALSYGKNIVPVIDGFEWPEPQDLPEDMQAVLTFNGIKWSHEYQEATIEKIIRFLQGRSSRDSSAGSDTSLEGAAPMGPT, from the exons ATGGTCCTGACGCTGCTCCTCTCG GCCTATAAGCGGTGCCGCTTCTTCACCATGTCGGGCCCAaggccaggctctgagcgtcTAGCGGTGCCGGGGCCAGAC TGGGGCGGCGGTGCGGGCCCATGGTGGACCGCGGGCGTCCGCGGGCCCCGCGAGGTT TCGCCCGGGGCGGGCGCCGAGGTGCAGGGCGCCCTGGAGCGCGCGCTGCCCGAGCTGCAGCAGGCGCTGTCTGAGCTGAAGGCAGGCGGGGGCGCGCGGGCCGTGGGCGCCG CTGCCGAGGTCTTCCAACTCAGTGGGGAGGCCTGGTTGCTGCCGGCCGTGGGCCGAGAAGTAGCCCAGGGTCTGTGCGACGCCATCCGCCTGGACGGCGGCCTCGACCTGCTGCTGCGACTGCTGCAGGCGCCGGAGCTGGAGACGC TGCAGGCCGCCCGCCTGCTGGAGCAGATCCTGGGTGCCGAGACCG TGCCACTTTTTCTCGGCAGGGACCGCGTGGCGCGCATCGGGTTGGGCGTGATCCTGAA TGGCAAAAGAGCGTGAGCGGTGGAGCTGGCGCGGAGCGTGGCAGGCATCTTGGAGCAAATGTTCAAGCACTCGGAAGAGACG TGCCAGCGGCTGGTGGCGGCCGGTGGCTTGGAC GCGGTGCTGTACTGGTGCCGCCGCACGGACCCGGCGCTGCTCCGCCACTGCGCGCTGGCGCTGGGCAACTGCGCGCTGCACGGGGGCCAGGCGGCGCAGAGGCGCATGGTGGAGAAGCGCGCTGCAGAG TGGCTCTTCCCGCTCGCCTTCTCCAAAGAGGACGAGCTGCTGCGGCTGCACGCCTGCCTCGCGGTGGCGGTGCTGGCAACCAACAAGGAGGTGGAGCGGGAGGTGGAGCGCTCCGGCACCCTGGCGCTCGTGGAGCCGCTCGTGGCCTCGCTAGACCCCGTCTCTTCGCCCGCTGCCGGTGGATGCCAGTGACGACCGAGCCAGGGACGCGGGCCCGCCGACCTGCAGCGCCTCGTGCCGCTGCTGGATTCGTCGCGCTTGGAGGCCCAGTGCATCGGGGCTTTCTACCTCTGTGCTGAAGCGGCCATCAAGAGCCTCACGGGCAAGACTAAGggg GTATTCAGCGACATCGGAGCCATCCAGAGCC AACGCCTGTTTTCCTATTCCACCAACGGCACCACGTCGGCGCTGGCCAAGCGTGCGCTACGTCTGCTGGGCGAGGAGGTGCCGCGGCCCATTCTGCCCTGCGTGGCCAGCTGGAAGGAGGCCG GTCAGACGTGGCTGCAGCAGA GGTTCTCCCACTACTGCGAGAGCTTCCGG GAGCAGCAGGTGG GGGACCTGCTTCTGCGACTCACGGAGGAAGAGCTCCAGACC GACCTGGGCATGAAATCGGGCATCACCCGCAAAAGGT TTCTTAGGGAGCTCACGGAGCTCAAGACCTTCGCCAACTACGCTACGTGCGACCGCAGCAACCTGGCCGACTGGCTGGGCAGCCTGGACCCGCGCTTCCGCCAGTACACGTACGGCCTGGTCAGCTGCG TGGACCGCTCCCTGCTGCACCGCGTGTCTGAGCAACAGCTCCTGGAGGACTGCGGCATCAGCCTGGGCGTGCACCGCACCCGCATCCTCACGGCCGCCAGAG AAATGCTACACTCCCCGCTGCCCTGCACTGGCTGCAAG CCCAGTGGGGACATCCCAGATGTCTTCATCAGCTACCGCCGGAACTCAGGCTCCCAGCTGGCCAG CCTCCTGAAGGTGCACCTGCAGCTGCACGGCTTCAGTGTCTTCATTGATGTGGAGAAGCTGGAAGCAGGCAAGTTCGAGGACAAGCTCATCCAGAGTGTCATAGGTGCCCGCAACTTTGTGCTGGTGCTGTCAGCTG CACTGGACAAGTGCATGCAGGACCATGACTGCAAGGACTGGGTGCACAAG gaGATCGTGACTGCTTTGAGCTACGGCAAGAACATTGTGCCCGTCATTGATGGCTTCGAGTGGCCAGAGCCCCAGGACCTGCCCGAGGACATGCAGGCTGTGCTCACCTTCAATGGCATCAA GTGGTCCCACGAGTACCAAGAGGCCACAATAGAGAAGATCATCCGCTTCCTGCAGGGCCGTTCCTCCCGGGACTCATCTGCAGGTTCTGACACCAGTTTGGAGGGTGCTGCACCCATGGGCCCAACTTAA
- the VTN gene encoding LOW QUALITY PROTEIN: vitronectin (The sequence of the model RefSeq protein was modified relative to this genomic sequence to represent the inferred CDS: inserted 1 base in 1 codon; deleted 5 bases in 5 codons) → MASPRPLLILAMLAWVVMADQSRARGRLHRGLQRDRKCQCDELCXYYQSCCEDYVAECKPQVTRGDVFTLPEDEYGVYNYFEETRDNSSVLPQPEGTSQGPDLQAQTEVSPDQETFEEPFLNPTQGTLGPETSDQDIPESPVVEELCSGKPFDAFTDLKNGSLFAFRGQYCYELDEEAVSPGYPKLIQDVWGIEGPIDAAFTRINCQGKNYLFQGHQYRRFEDGVLDPDYPRNISEGFKGIPDNVDAALALPAHSYSGRERAYFFKGRQYWEYEFQQQPSQEECEGSSLSAVFEHFALLQRDSWETLFEFLFGNRFSGGAGQPRLISRDWPGVPRQVDAAMAGRIYVSGSAPQSWAKKQKSRRRNRKRYRSRRNRGRGRSQNPHRQSRSAWLSWLSSEEDSLGIYNYRDYDMDWLVPATCEPIQSVYFFSGDKYYRVNLRTRQVDTVSPPYPRSIAQYWLGCPAPGRQ, encoded by the exons ATGGCATCCCCAAGGCCCCTACTGATACTTGCCATGCTGGCATGGGTTGTTATGGCTGACCAG AGTCGTGCAAGGGGCCGCCTGCACAGAGGGCTTCAACGCGACAGGAAGTGCCAGTGTGACGAGCTCT TATACTACCAGAGCTGCTGTGAGGACTACGTGGCTGAGTGCAAACCCCAAG TGACGCGTGGGGATGTATTCACTCTGCCAGAAGATGAGTACGGGGTCTACAACTACTTTGAGGAGACCAGAGACAACAGCAGTGTCCTCCCACAGCCGGAG GGCACCAGCCAGGGTCCCGACCTGCAGGCCCAGACTGAAGTGTCTCCTGACCAGGAGACCTTCGAGGAACCTTTTCTGAACCCTACACAGGGGACCCTGGGGCCTGAGACCTCTGATCAAGACATCCCTGAGTCCCCGGTGGTGGAAGAGCTATGCAGTGGGAAGCCCTTTGACGCCTTCACTGACCTCAAGAATGGCTCCCTCTTTGCCTTCCGAG GGCAGTACTGTTATGAACTGGAT GAAGAGGCAGTGAGCCCTGGGTACCCCAAGCTTATCCAAGATGTCTGGGGCATTGAGGGCCCCATTGATGCTGCCTTCACCCGCATCAACTGCCAGGGGAAGAACTACCTCTTCCAG GGTCATCAGTAC CGGCGCTTCGAGGATGGTGTTCTGGACCCAGATTACCCCCGCAACATCTCTGAAGGCTTCAAGGGCATTCCGGACAACGTGGATGCAGCCTTGGCTCTCCCTGCTCATAGCTACAGTGGCCGGGAGCGGGCCTACTTCTTCAAGG GGAGACAGTACTGGGAGTATGAGTTCCAGCAGCAGCCCAGTCAGGAGGAATGTGAAGGCAGCTCCCTGTCCGCAGTGTTTGAACACTTTGCCCTGCTGCAGCGCGACAGCTGGGAGACCCTCTTTGAATTTCTCTTCGGGAACAGATTCTCTg GCGGTGCTGGACAGCCCCGGCTCATCAGCCGGGACTGGCCTGGTGTGCCCAGGCAAGTGGATGCGGCCATGGCCGGCCGCATCTACGTCTCAGGATCAGCTCCCCAATCCTGGGCCAAGAAGCAGAAGTCTAGGCGGCGTAACCGTAAACGCTACCGCTCACGCCGT AACCGTGGCCGAGGCCGCAGCCAGAACCCCCACCGGCAGTCCCGTTCAGCCTGGCTGTCCTGGCTCTCCAGTGAGGAGGACAGCCTGGGCATCTACAACTATCGTGACTACGACATGGACTGGCTTGTGCCTGCCACCTGCGAGCCCATCCAAAGTGTTTACTTCTTCTCAGGAG ACAAGTACTACCGAGTCAACCTTCGCACACGGCAA GTGGACACCGTGAGCCCTCCTTACCCACGCTCCATCGCCCAGTACTGGCTGGGCTGCCCAGCCCCTGGCCGCCAGTAG